The sequence AGTCAAGGGCTTTGTGTTTACCACCAAGACCGGCGAAACTTCCATACATGTTGAGAAGTTCACATTGCTTTCAAAGGCCCTTCGTCCGCTGCCAATAGTAAAAGAAAAAGACGGCGAAGTATTTGACGCAGTAACTGACCTGGAATTCAAATACCGTCAGCGGTACGCAGACCTGATCGTAAATCCGAATGTCCGTGATACGTTCATCCGCATCACAAAAATGAAGAACGCCATCCGTTCTTTCCTGAACGACCGTGGTGCACTGGAAGTTGATACTCCGGTACTGCAAAGCATACCTGGAGGAGCTATAGCCCGTCCATTCGTTACACACCATAACGCACTCGATATTCCGTTGTACCTACGTATTGCTAACGAACTGTACCTGAAGCGCCTTATAGTAGGCGGCTTCGACTGGGTATATGAGTTCAGCCGCAACTTCCGTAACGAGGGTATGGATCGTACGCACAACCCGGAATTTACCATACTAGAGTTCTACGTAGCATACAAAGACTACCTCTGGATGATGGAGACTACCGAGCAAATGCTTGAAGAGACCGCCATCGCAACCAATGGAAGTACAAAGACGATTGTCAATACCGTTGAGATCGACTTTAAAGCGCCATATAAACGTATCAGCATCTTCGACGCAATCAAAGAGCATACAGGTTTCGACATTAGCCAAATGAACGAAGACCAATTGCGTGATGTATGTAAGCAACTGAGGATCGAAACTGATCCTTCAATGGGTAAGGGAAAACTGATAGACGAAATATTCGGCGGGAAATGCGAAATGCACTATATCCAGCCAACGTTCATTACCGACTACCCTATAGAAATGAGCCCGCTTACCAAAAAGCACCGCGACAAACCGGGCCTGGTTGAACGTTTCGAGCTGATCATTAACGGTAAGGAAATAGCGAATGCTTATACCGAGCTTAATGATCCGATAGACCAGCGCGACCGTTTTGAAGACCAGGTTCGCCTGATGGAGCGTGGCGACGATGAAGCAATGTATATCGACTATGATTTCCTTCGCGCATTGGAATATGGCATGCCACCAACAGCAGGTATCGGCTTTGGAATTGAAAGGCTAGCTATGCTGTTGACAGGACAAGTGTCAATACAAGATGTACTACTCTTCCCGCAAATGAGACCTGAAAAGACAAATGATTAAATAGGAAAAAGCCCGCTGAACAGCGGGCTTTTTTGGTTTATAGAAGGACCCCGTCTTTATAACGCTTCGTTATAAATACTTTTTGTATCAAAAAATGGACTTATCATTCCACATACATTACTTCATACATGTTCTTACCATTTACTACAACAGGTTGGTAGAATGTATCACCATACTGCAGTAGTTTCAGGTCACCTACCTGTACCTCTTGCGCGCCTTCCGGAACGTGCTCTACCAGAGCGCCCGCAGTTGGTGGTACCACCTGGTAACCACTACCACTTTGCTCGTAGTAAGCGCCGCCATAGTAATATTGATTACTAACGCCCTCACCTCCTACTGTCTCGTAGCCACTAGGCAGCTCATTAATGGTTGCACCAACAGGCGCTTGTACCACAGTGTATCCACCTTCGCTAGGTGTATAATACACACCCTGGTCGTAGTAGTAATCATCATCATTATCATCATCGTCATCAGCAATAGCGACGATCGCTGCTGTTGTTGCCAGACCTGCTGCAACGTATCCCCATGGATGCCAGCCAGAACCCCAGCTATAAGGTGACCAGCCATGATAGCCATAACCATAGTGTCCATAATACTGACGACCACCATATCCATAACCCGGACGGCTATAGGCAGCGTTACCACGTCTTACTGCAGTGTTTCTCGTATTACCCGCAATAACCGTTCTGCTTCTATCCACATTTCTTGTGCGATCACCCCTTGAACGATCTACTGTACGATCACCCCTTGAACGATCTACATTCCTTTCGCGGTTGCGGATGTCTGTATTCCTGTTACCAATATTCCTATCACCAACATTCCTGTTGCCAATATTCCTGTTACCGATATTGTCCGGACGGTGTATATTCCTATCGCTACCCAGGTTTCTTTCCCTGTTACCAATATTGCCACGATCCGTTGGGCGATTACCGATATTACCTGGACGGTTACCGATATTGCCGCGATCCACCGGGCGATTACCGATATTACCACGATTCATAGCTGGCCTTTGTGCAGGACGAGCTCCACCACCAACTCCACCACGACCAGCACCAACGGCTGGCCTTTGAGCAGGACGCTGCATTGCGGGTCGTTGTGCAGGACGCTGCATTGAACGTGCGGGCGCTGATGGTCTTGATGCCCTCGATGGACGAGCTCCACCACCAAATCCGCCACCACCGCGACCACCGCCGCCGCCACGCATTCCACCGCCGCCACCGCGGCCACCACCACCTCGGCCGCCACCGCGACCACCTCTTTGAGCCATAACGTCAAGGCTATCCAACATCAATACCGTAAATAATAGAAGGACTATCTTCCCGATGTACTGTCTACTTATTGTCTTCACTATTCCCATAACCCTTAGTTTTTTGCAGTATATGCAATGTACATGCCTCCGCATGTTATAACCAACTTAAAGCCGCTGTGGCTTGCTAATGAAATAGATTGTTTGTGCAAAATATCCTTTGAAAATTAATGCGGGCAAACATACCCTGTTAATTATTCGCCTCAGCCGTTTAGCTATTAGCGCCAACAATTACAATAGTTTGTATAGACCTCACTCTGGTTAATAAATAGATAGAGCAATTGCTGGGCGCTTCTTAACTTTATTTGATGAGATCGATATTTTTTGCAGCATTGCTTATGGCATGTTTCTTCGATAGCAAGGCCCAAACCTACCGCGACAGTATAATTCTTCATCGTCAGCACTATAAGGAAGAGTTCGTCACTGAGGAACGTAGTCCACTTAAAGGGAATGATACCGCTTATCTAAGATTTTTTGCTCCTGATGAGCGGTTTAAAGTCAATGCTGAGCTAACGCTGACACCTGATGCAAAAGAGTTTGACATGCCAACCCACAGTGGCAAAAAAAAGCTGTACAGGCAATACGGACTACTAACGTTCAGGTTGAAAAACAAAACCTGTAGCTTGCAGGTTTTCCAAAGCCAGGCCCTCCTCAAAGATCCAAAATATAAAGACCACTTGTTCGTACCATTTACCGACCTGACAACCTACGAGGAAACATATGGCGGAGGTCGCTACATCGACTTATCTTTAAAAGACATCAACAACGGAAAGATCGCGATCGATTTTAACAAAGCTTACAATCCATACTGTGCCTATGCAGATGGGTTTAACTGCCCGATACCGCCACGCGAAAACCGACTTCCTGTTTCAATAAAAGCGGGAGAAAAACTTTTTGGCAAGGGAACTGAGCATTAAACAACGACCATAAAAATTCTCGTTTCATTCGTCCAGCTCTCTAAGCAGTCAGGAAACTCTTGGGAAAAGTTATAAGCATCCGTAAGTTTATGCAAAGACCAATAACAGATAAAATGGGATAACAGGGAGAGACTTCCCGCAAAAGAAAAAAGAGACGCAATGCGTCTCTTTTTTCTTTTTATAGTTCCCAATGAGCTTATTTAATGCCCAGTTTAGTTTTTACCAGCGGAAGGATATCATCTGTTTCTTTTGCGTACAGCAACACGTTTGAACTTGTATCAAAAACATAGTCGAAACCTTTTTCCTTAGCAACGTCTTTGATCGCTTTATCAGCTTTTTCAAGAACAGGTTTGTAAAGTTCTTCTTTCTTCTTGCCTACTTTCTCTTGCGCGCTTTGGTTGAAACTTTCGATACGGGCTTGCAGATCCTGGATCTCTTTCACCTTAACCTCTTTCACTGCGTCTGACATTGTTTTTTCACTCGCCTGATATGCCTGCACTTTTGACTCATACTCTTTACCCATTGTTTGCAGTTGCTCCTGGAAAGTCTTAGCATATGCTTCGGCATCTGCATTGGCTTTCTTGATCTCAGGCATCGCCTGCAGCAATTCGGCAGAATTGATGTAGCCAAATTTCTGAGCGAAGGTCATGCTGCTCAACAATAATCCGCAAGCGAGGAATAATACGGTTTTTTTCATTTTTATAATCTGGTCTTTATTAAATTGGTATTAGGTGCAAATGTAATTTTACCGGTGCAAAGTAAATGCCATTATTTGTTTATTCCAAGCAATTTTAACACATCGTCGCTTCGGTCAAGCTTAGGGTCTGCGTAAAATATACTAATGCCTGCGGCCTTATCAAGTACCAGGTCGAAGGCCCTGGAGGTAGCCATTTTTTGGGTGGCGTTGTATACTTTATCCTGAATTGGCTTTACAAGTTTCTGGCGTTCTTTGAAAAGATCACCTTCGTAACCAAACCTTTGGCGCTGCAAGTCTTTTACTGCTTTCTCTTTTTGCACGATCTCGTCCTCACGTTTCTTTCGCATATCGTCGCTCAGCATCGCGCGCTCAGCCTGATAGCTTTTATACATGCGCTCTACATCGGCCATGCGGTTGTCTATCTCTGTTTGCCAGGTTTTAGACAATTGGTCGAGCTTCGTCTGGGCATCTTTATATTCTACCATCCTGTCCAGGATGTACTTGGAATCGATAACACAATAGCGCTGTGCCGATGCCGCAATGGTAACACCAAGCAAAATAGCAATGCTCAAAAGTAGTTTCTTCATAGCTGTCTCCATTTTATGCTTCGCAATATAACTAATATCAATCAGGTTCAAAGCCAAGCATGAACGTAAAGCTGGCGATGTCTGTCAGCCTGGTGGCACCTGTCGACCTATTGAAACGATCAAAACCAACACCATAGTCAAGCCCAAGCAAACCAAACATTGGCAGGAATACCCTCAGACCCAGACCCGCTGAACGATTAAGCTTAAAGGGATTGTATTGTTTGAAATTGTCCCATGCATTGGCAGCTTCTACAAAGCCAAGACCATAGATCGTAGCTGTTGGACTCAGCGAGAATGGATAGCGTATCTCGGCGGTGTACTTGTTGAAGATCGTTGCCGCACTTGCATAGGGTCCGCTATAACCACGCTGCGCAATGATGTCCCGACCAATAAAATAGTTCTGACCGCTAAGACCATCGCCACCCACCTGGAAACGCTCGAACGGAGAGAAGCCAAGTTGAGGATTATAGTATCCCAGGAATCCGTATTTGGTTGCCAGTTTGAATACAAGGTTGCCGCTTATTTTTTGATACCATTCTGCGGTGAAACGATATTTATGATACTCTATCAACTTATACTTTTCGGCAGTTGTTTCACTCTCATAATCCCTGTCGCTAAACGCGCTGTATGGTGGAGTAAACTGGAAGGTAAAGCTGATATTTGAACCACTACGGGGGTACAACGGCTGGTCAACAGAATAACGAGCAAGAACTAACTTGAAGTACAGGTTATTACTGATCCCGCTATCAAAACCAGATATTAGGGTATAATCCTTCAAACGGTAATTCTGATAATTGACACCGTAGGTAAATACGAAGTTGTCATCCGGCCATTTCACACGCTTGCTTAGCGAAACACCACCACCAATTAACCTCAGATAAGAAGAATTAGGATCGGCTCCCGTAGACGCGCCAGACAGCCTTGTATAAGCCATGCTGGTAGTCAGCGCATTCGGCTTGCGACCACCCAGCCAAGGCTCTGTGAACGAAAAGTTCAGTGAGTTGTAATATGCACCGTTTGACTGATAGTTAACCGAGAAGCGCTGACCATCTCCCACCGGCAGCGGATCCCAGAATTTTGGTTTGAAAATATTGCGCAAAGAGAAGTTGGTGAATGTCACGCCAACGTTACCATAGAACTTTACGCCACCACCAAAACCAGCAGAAAGCTGGAGCTGGTCGCTTGATTTTTCAACTACAGTATAGTCTATATCAACAGTACCATCTTCTGGATTCGGCCTTGGTTGAATGCCTATCTTTTCCTGGTCGAAGAAACCAAGGTTCGCTATCTCACGGTTTGAACGGATAAGATCTGCACGGCTAAATTTATTGCCAGGAAGCGTGCGCAATTCCCTGCGGATCACATGTTCATTGGTACGGTCGTTACCTGCAATGGTTACGTTTCGGATAGTAGCCTGCGGACCTTCAGTGAGACGCATCTCATAGTTAATGGTATCATCGATGATCGAAGTCTCAACGGGGTCGATGTTAAAGAACAGGTAACCATCATCCATATACAGACTGCTGATGTCCTCTCCACCTTCAGGGCTTAACACTTTACCCAGTCGTTTTTCCAGCAATTCCTGGTTATAAACGTCTCCCCTTTTTATGCCAAGCACTCTTGAGAGCTGTTCATTGCTGTATTTGGTATTACCCTTCCACTGTATATCGCCGAAGTAGTACTTGCGGCCTTCTCTTACCTCGAGGTCTATATTGATGTGCCCATTGGATAATTTATACACAGTGTCCCTTACAATAGAGGCATCGCGGTACCCAAGCGAGTTATAATGATCTACCAACGATACTTTATCATCTTCATATTTATACTGGTCGAATTTCGACGAAGAGAAAAAGTTGTACCTGAAATAGGGATCAACCGCATTCAGTGTCTTAGACAGCGATAGAAAACCCAGATCTTTAACATAGGTGCCAAATGAGCGGCTATTATCCTGGTATAAGCTTATCTCGTCGGCAGGATGCAAAGACAACCGTGCCATCTCTTTTGTCGACCTGAAGGTATGTTTCAACTTCAGATCGGTAGCCTTCGAGTTCCCGGCAATATTGATCTGGTTGATCTTGGTTTTTACACCCTTATTAATGTCAAACGTCAATATCACGGTGTTGGTGCCACCCGTATCCACCCTTTCTATGACATTCACTGCCACATCGCCATAGCCTTTGTCGGCAAAATACTTTTGTATCCTGGTTACAGCATCTTTCTTGGTGGCATCAGTTACCACCTTAGAGCGCACAAGATTCACCTTGTCTTTCAACTCTTGCGCTTCGCCCTTTTTAATGCCTTTAAAATTGTAACGGCTAAGGCGTGGACGTTCTTCTACTTTGATATCGAGGAAAACCTTGTCTCCGATAGTTTTGGATATACTAATGCTTACATCCGAGAACAGCTCCTGGCGCCATAAGTTGCGTATCGCGCGCGATATTTTATCATCGTTGGGAATTCTAACCTTATCCCCAACCGACAAACCGGTTACAGTAAGTAAGAGATCTTCGTCCAGGTATTTGATACCAGATACGGTAATACCACCGATCTCATATTCCCGGGCTCTTTCTCCCGTTTGTTGTGTTTTTCCGCCCATCCCGCCAATTTGAGCATTCCCCTCGATGGAAAAACAGAGAACAGTTGATAGGAATAAACAATAACGCAAAAAATTATGCATGCTGGGGAGTAGTTTGGATTTGTTCGCTGGTTTTGCCAAAACGACGCTCGCGTTGTTGGTAGTCCAGTAAGGCTTCGTATAAGTTTGGTTTGCGGAATTCAGGCCAATGTACAGGGGTAAAATAAAACTCGGCATACGCAAGTTGATAAACAAGGAAATTGCTGATCCTGTATTCACCACTTGTACGTATCATCAACTCTGGGTCGGGGAATTCTGCAGTATTCAGATAAGAGTGGAACGTCTTATCGTCAATATCTTCGGGCTTCAGCTTGCCTTCCATCGCATCTTTCGCCAGCTTTTTGGCTGCTTCAACTATCTCCCAGCGTGAACTATAGCTTAACGCCAATATTAAGTTCAGGCCATTATTACCGGCTGTTATCTCTTTAGCCTCAGCCAACTCTCTTTGACAAACTTCCGGCAGGCTTTCAATATCGCCGATCACATGAAGTTTAATATTGTTCTTTTTCAACTCCTCCACCTCTTTTCTTATGGTATTAACGAGAAGCTCCATCAATGCATTCACCTCCTCTTTGGGACGATTCCAGTTTTCAGTAGAAAATGCATAAAGTGTCAGGTATTGTATGCCGATCTCAGCACAGCCATTAACGATCTCGCGAACGCTCAACACGCCTTCGTGGTGCCCGTAAACGCGGTCCTGACCGCGTTCTTTTGCCCAGCGACCATTACCATCCATAATGATGGCAATATGCTTTGGCAGTCGGGTACGGTCAATGGATTGAAGAATATCCATAGTTATTATTAAGAATACTGCTTTTTATAAAAGGTGTGCAAAGGTACAAAAATAGCAGGATGCTCTATGTATCAAAATTGGTACCTATCAGTTTAACTCTTATTTAACTGCCTCTATTTATAAATACCACAAAAACAAATACATACAAACGGTGTAAACAGGTTAGCTCGTAATTGCTTATCTTTCTATAAATAAATCGATATGATAACCGAGCTGGGTCAACAATTTAGCATCATGTGCGATTGGATACGTGAAATACGGGATGTTTCTGTACAAGACGACCGCATGAGATTTCGCCGTAATATAGAACGAATCGGTGAGATCGCAGCCTTCGAGATCAGCAAACACCTGGTTTATGAAGAGGTTACAGTGCAGACTCCAATGGGCGAAGCAACCTGCTTCCAGCTAGAGCAGCAGCCGGTACTAGCCACCATATTGAGAGCGGGTATTCCGCTCCATCATGGCCTGCTCAATTATTTTGACAAAGCCGATAACGCCTTTATTGCTGCGTACAGGAAGCATCACAGGGATGGATCTTTCGAAATTGAACAACAATATATTACAAGTGCCGAGCTGGAGGGACGCCCACTGATCGTGGCCGACCCTATGCTGGCCTCGGGTTCGTCGGTTGTGTTGGCGCTGGAAACGATGACCGAAACAGAAAAGCCATCGCAAATACATGTAGTTTCAGTGATCGCCTGCACCGTAGGTATTGAAATGGTGAAGCGCAAATTTCCCGAAGCTTATATCTGGGCCGGCGCCATCGATGAGGAGCTAACTGCACGCGGTTACATTGTGCCTGGACTGGGTGATGCGGGCGATCTGGCCTACGGAACTAAAATGCAAGCATAACCCCAACGAAAATATTATTTTATACCGTCTTGCATAATAATAGAATTCTGCTTATTTTGGCTTTCGGAAATTTAAACTAAACATCATAAACGTTACCCAGATGAAGAAAATATTACTTGGGGCGAGTGCAGCAATGTTATTGGCAACTACAGCTATGGCTCAAGATCCGCACTACACTCAATATTTTGCATCACCTCTCACCCTGAACCCGGCGCTGACAGGTCTTACTCAGTGCGACCTACGTCTGGCTGCTAACTATCGCAATCAGTGGGCGAGCGTTTCTACAAATCCGTACATCACTGGTACTGTGTCGTTTGACATGGCTACTATGAAGGATAAACTAAACAATGGCGATGCCGTTGGTTTTGGTGTTATCGGCCTGTTCGACCGTTCTGGTCTGGGTGGCCTCCAAAACATCACAATTGGCGTTTCTGCTGCTTACCACAAGGCGTTTGGTGTTGAAAAACAGCACACTATTTCGGGTGGTATCCAAGGTTCACTGGTTCAAAAGAATATCGACTTTACCAAGCTGAAATTCGAAGACCAATTCGACCGCATGACTGGTAGCACTCCTTACAATACCAGCGAAAATGTAGGCAACTCAGATCTTACTTATCCTGACTTCAACCTTGGTTTAATGTACTCTGGCCGTGTTTCTGACCATGCTACAGCTTACGCTGGCTTGTCAGTTTACCACCTGACTCAACCAGTTGAATCTTTCCTTGGCGAAGATCACAAGATCCACTCTCGCTACACAGGTTACCTGGGTGGTTCGTTCGATCTGAATGAAAACATCGTACTGTTTGCGAGCGGTTTATACCAAACACAGGCAGCTGCCCATGAAATTCTTGCTGGTGCTGCTGTAGGTTTCGTACTGAACCCAGGCCACGATGAAGAGTTCGTTAAGAACACCCTGCTGTACCTGGGCGGTTGGTACCGTTACGGCGATGCAGTTTCTCCTTACATCGGCTTCGAATGGTCTAAAATGAAACTCGGTATCAGCTATGATGTAAACGTATCTAGCTTCTCACCTGCTACCAACGGTAACGGTGGTTATGAAATATCGCTGATCTTCAACGGTTGCATCAACAAACGCGAGTTTACACGCACACCAAACGTGTCTTGCCCTCGTTTCTAATCAACCTAACGATATAAAGAAAGCCCCTGCAAACGCGGGGGCTTTTTACTTATAGTCCTTTCCCTTTGCTTACGTAGGGATTATCTCGGATATAAAACCGGTACAGTGCTAGCGCATCTTCTGCCGCATAGGCCACTCCTACCCGCGTGGCGGATACAATATTGCCGGTAAAAACCTTGATATTTCTATCCTCTATCCATATTTCGGGTCCTTGCAGAGACTTGCCTGTATGGCGGGTATGTATTCCCAAAGCCATACTCATAGCGCCTGGGCCGGCGGTTAAAGCTGGCTGAAGTTTCTCTTTCTTTCTTCTCTGCAACATGTGGTCAATACCTTCCAATGGCTCAACAGCTCTTATCAGCACGGCGTGTGGCACATCGGCCATATGAGTGACTACGTTAAATAAATGGTGAATCCCGTAGCACAAATACACGTATGCTACCCCGCCCTCCTTGAACATCGTTTCGGTACGCGCAGTGCGACGATTGCCATAGGCATGAGAAGCTTTATCAAATTCGCCGGCATAAGCCTCAGTTTCCACGATCACACCCGAAGTCAGCACGCCATCAAAATTCGTTACCAGCACCTTTCCTAACAGCTCTTTGGCTATCCTAACTACATCTTTCCGGGTGTAAAACGACTGCGGCAAAATCATGCGCCAAAAATATGGATTTGGCACAGGTTACAGTAAAGCAGTATTTTTAGCCGTTATGAATAAGCACGCAAGAGTTTACCTGGTACCTATCCCCATTGCCGAAGGCATCAATGGTACGCTATCGTCGCAAGTACTGGATGTAACCTCCGGGCTTAAACACTATTTTGTTGAGAACATTCGTACCGCCCGTCGATTCTTGCGTTCAATACACCCAACGATTGTTATCGACGATATCCAGTTCTCCGAGATCGACAAACACAATGGCCCTGAATTAGGCCTGCTCCGGAAATGGCTAAAAGAAGGCCACGTTGTAGGGATAATGAGCGAATCTGGTTGTCCCGGTATTGCGGACCCGGGTGCTGAGCTTATAGCAGTTGCACAGGAGAATGGCGCCGAAATCATTCCTCTTGTCGGACCCAATTCCCTGATTTTAGCTCTTATGGCCTCAGGCCTCAATGGACAAAGCTTCTGCTTCAACGGATACTTGCCTGTAAAGGAACCAGCACGCAGCCAGCGTATCAAACACTTGGAGCAGCAGTCAAAGAAGGAAATGCAAACACAGCTGTTTATCGAAACGCCTTACCGGAATAACAACATGCTCGATGACCTGTTGAAGAATTGCCAGAATAGTACCCGCCTTTGCATCGCCCAGAACATAACAGCTCCCAACGCCAGCATCAAAACAAAGTCGATGGCTGAATGGAAAAAGAATAAACCAACATTGGAGAAAGTCCCGGCAGTATTCCTTTTCCTGGCTTAATAATTACCGGCGTCTTTTACATCCTTGATGCCATCAACTATGTATTGACCAGGTTCTGCGTTGGTCTTATCATAGTCTTCTCCGCGCCAGGGAAGGTTGCGGCGAAATTGGGTATAATGTAATTTTACGCGCTTCCCAAGGCAAGCTTCCAGGCTATCGGCCAGCTGCTCGTCTGCTACACTGAAATAAAAATATTGGGAGTTGATCATACCGCCACGCTGGCCAAAGCCCAGCTGTATCAATTCACCCTCATGTGTCTTGAAAACGTTTCCTTTGCGCGAGAACTTCTGCAATATGCCCTCCCTATAGCCATCGCTGTATGGATTGTAATAATACCAGTAAACATATCCTGCAACAGCAAGACCGACAAACAACATGAGTAGATAAACGAATCTCATACCATGAAATTAATAAATCTATTTTACGGTTCGTCCTTTCCATTTATATACTCCAATAAAACCGAGCAAACCCGCACTAACTATGTAGGCGATATGCAACGGCTGCAGGAAAGGGAATAACAATAATTCTTGCGTTTTGTTGTAAAATTTCGCGACAGGATACAGGAACCAAAGCTCAACAATGATCTTTACAATTAACATAGCAGCGCCAACTATCAAGAACCAGGGATAAAACAGCCCAGCTATCAACAACGCAGCTAACGAGAAATTGAACAGGTAAACCAGCGAAAGGATGCCGGTTATCTTACTATCATCATATTTACCTGATTTTGAGGCCCAGCGTATACGCTGCTGAAAAAAACTTGTCCAATCGGGTTGCGGAGGTGTTCTAACGATCGCTTCTTCTGCTTTGAGATAGCCAATTTTACCAGGGAAGGCAGCTTGCATTTTCACCATTAACAGGTAGTCATCGCCTGAGGCCAGGTGATCAACGCCTTTATACCCTTCAACCTGGTTAAAGGCATCTCGCGAAAATGCGAGGTTGGCTCCATTGCTCATACTTCCCAGGCCAAGCCTGTTGGCCGCAGCAGTTATCCCCTGCATACTCATAAAGTCTAACGACTGGAATAGCTGTACAAAAGAACCATTTGTAGTAAAATCTACAGGGCCGGCTATCATCACTGGCTTTTTCATTTCATAGAATGCTGCCAAATGTCTTAGCCACGATGGCGACGCGACGCAGTCCGCATCCGTGGTAATGATGAGCTCACCATTACTATTTGCAATACCAGCCGACAGCGCAGCTTTTTTGTATGCAACAGTTTGCCCTGCAGCTACATAATCAGCAAGGGCAATGCAGCGAATATTCGGCTGCCCAAACGACTCGACAATCGCCGCTGTATTGTCGGAAGAATGATCGTCCACTACAATAACCTCCAGTAACTCGCGCGGATAGTCTTGTGCGAGCAACGACTCAATGCAAT comes from Polluticoccus soli and encodes:
- a CDS encoding PorP/SprF family type IX secretion system membrane protein, producing the protein MKKILLGASAAMLLATTAMAQDPHYTQYFASPLTLNPALTGLTQCDLRLAANYRNQWASVSTNPYITGTVSFDMATMKDKLNNGDAVGFGVIGLFDRSGLGGLQNITIGVSAAYHKAFGVEKQHTISGGIQGSLVQKNIDFTKLKFEDQFDRMTGSTPYNTSENVGNSDLTYPDFNLGLMYSGRVSDHATAYAGLSVYHLTQPVESFLGEDHKIHSRYTGYLGGSFDLNENIVLFASGLYQTQAAAHEILAGAAVGFVLNPGHDEEFVKNTLLYLGGWYRYGDAVSPYIGFEWSKMKLGISYDVNVSSFSPATNGNGGYEISLIFNGCINKREFTRTPNVSCPRF
- a CDS encoding DNA-3-methyladenine glycosylase, translating into MILPQSFYTRKDVVRIAKELLGKVLVTNFDGVLTSGVIVETEAYAGEFDKASHAYGNRRTARTETMFKEGGVAYVYLCYGIHHLFNVVTHMADVPHAVLIRAVEPLEGIDHMLQRRKKEKLQPALTAGPGAMSMALGIHTRHTGKSLQGPEIWIEDRNIKVFTGNIVSATRVGVAYAAEDALALYRFYIRDNPYVSKGKGL
- a CDS encoding SAM-dependent methyltransferase; the encoded protein is MNKHARVYLVPIPIAEGINGTLSSQVLDVTSGLKHYFVENIRTARRFLRSIHPTIVIDDIQFSEIDKHNGPELGLLRKWLKEGHVVGIMSESGCPGIADPGAELIAVAQENGAEIIPLVGPNSLILALMASGLNGQSFCFNGYLPVKEPARSQRIKHLEQQSKKEMQTQLFIETPYRNNNMLDDLLKNCQNSTRLCIAQNITAPNASIKTKSMAEWKKNKPTLEKVPAVFLFLA
- a CDS encoding glycosyltransferase; this translates as MLILQIICLSFTISYVILMILYRRGWRLQPQFKVEDSYSPFIRISVIIPARDEARNIGNCIESLLAQDYPRELLEVIVVDDHSSDNTAAIVESFGQPNIRCIALADYVAAGQTVAYKKAALSAGIANSNGELIITTDADCVASPSWLRHLAAFYEMKKPVMIAGPVDFTTNGSFVQLFQSLDFMSMQGITAAANRLGLGSMSNGANLAFSRDAFNQVEGYKGVDHLASGDDYLLMVKMQAAFPGKIGYLKAEEAIVRTPPQPDWTSFFQQRIRWASKSGKYDDSKITGILSLVYLFNFSLAALLIAGLFYPWFLIVGAAMLIVKIIVELWFLYPVAKFYNKTQELLLFPFLQPLHIAYIVSAGLLGFIGVYKWKGRTVK